One Patescibacteria group bacterium genomic window carries:
- the pcm gene encoding protein-L-isoaspartate O-methyltransferase — protein sequence MSLVDDLIKTGYLKTPTIIEAFQKVRRRDFLVSGSEEEAEINAPISLGFGQTISQPATVAFMLELLRPQKGEKILDVGSGSGWTCALLARIVGEAGKVYGVERIKELEERAEKNVSKYDFIKKGIVQIFCSDGSEGLPDLSPFDKIIVAAAAEEIPEALLAQLKVGGRLVIPVGRQFEAQNMVAVDKTGKDKFKKKIFPGFIFVPLVKD from the coding sequence ATGTCTTTGGTTGATGATTTGATTAAAACCGGCTATTTAAAAACTCCGACCATAATAGAGGCTTTTCAAAAAGTCAGGCGGAGAGATTTTTTAGTTTCCGGAAGCGAAGAAGAGGCGGAAATAAACGCGCCGATTTCTCTCGGATTTGGCCAGACTATTTCCCAGCCGGCCACTGTGGCCTTCATGCTGGAATTGCTGCGGCCCCAAAAAGGGGAAAAAATTCTTGATGTGGGGAGCGGTTCGGGCTGGACTTGCGCTTTGTTGGCCCGGATTGTTGGCGAGGCAGGAAAAGTTTACGGAGTTGAAAGAATAAAGGAGTTGGAAGAAAGGGCGGAAAAAAATGTATCCAAATATGATTTTATAAAAAAGGGCATTGTGCAAATTTTTTGTTCAGACGGAAGCGAAGGTTTGCCCGATTTATCTCCTTTTGATAAGATTATAGTGGCGGCCGCGGCCGAGGAAATTCCGGAGGCGTTATTGGCGCAGTTAAAAGTCGGGGGCCGGTTGGTTATTCCGGTGGGCAGGCAATTTGAAGCCCAGAATATGGTGGCGGTTGACAAAACTGGCAAAGACAAATTTAAGAAAAAAATATTTCCGGGGTTTATTTTTGTGCCCCTGGTTAAAGATTAA
- a CDS encoding CAP domain-containing protein has translation MLNKNKTSPFCREKTYYLRYLGSLTVILLGIFLWPKTAYLSSITPEKIIELTNRERTENNLGPLTVNELLAKAAAEKALAILASGRFQHNIGEKKFSEWIKETGYKYSYVGENLAVDFITSEGVLAAWLASPSHKKNILNSYYREIGVAAARGNFDGQDTTLVVQIFGAPPLGVSQPRIAGEELGNYLIGHNLNSPLFLPSSLNSLPAEKFLTYSLGNKSAFSNSFLETNNYYQMDYWENSGQSRLNNFFARYNLLNIMKYFNIASSVLLLLFVFYLYFLCFSDLARLA, from the coding sequence ATGCTGAATAAAAATAAAACTTCCCCTTTTTGTCGGGAAAAAACTTATTATTTAAGATATTTAGGATCTCTAACAGTAATTCTTTTAGGGATTTTTTTGTGGCCAAAAACCGCCTATCTTTCCTCTATCACTCCGGAAAAAATCATTGAACTCACCAACCGGGAAAGAACGGAAAATAATCTTGGCCCTTTGACCGTTAACGAACTCCTGGCCAAGGCGGCGGCTGAAAAAGCCCTGGCCATCCTGGCCAGCGGCCGGTTCCAGCATAATATCGGGGAGAAAAAATTTTCCGAATGGATAAAAGAAACCGGCTATAAATATTCTTATGTCGGCGAAAATTTAGCGGTTGATTTTATCACGAGCGAGGGCGTGCTGGCCGCCTGGCTGGCTTCGCCCTCCCACAAAAAAAACATTTTAAATTCTTATTACCGGGAAATCGGGGTGGCTGCCGCCCGGGGAAATTTTGACGGCCAAGATACGACTTTGGTGGTGCAAATTTTCGGCGCCCCGCCCTTGGGCGTTTCCCAACCGCGGATAGCCGGGGAAGAATTGGGAAATTACCTTATCGGCCATAATTTAAACTCCCCTCTTTTTCTCCCCTCGTCCCTGAATTCCCTTCCCGCGGAAAAATTTCTAACCTATTCCCTGGGAAATAAATCAGCTTTTTCTAATTCTTTCCTTGAAACAAATAATTATTACCAAATGGATTACTGGGAAAATAGCGGCCAAAGCCGGCTGAACAATTTTTTTGCTCGGTATAACCTGCTGAATATAATGAAATATTTTAATATCGCCTCGTCGGTCCTGCTCCTTCTTTTTGTCTTCTATCTTTATTTTCTCTGCTTTTCCGACTTGGCCAGGCTTGCTTAG